The nucleotide window TCCTATTTTACCTATCATTTTTTCTTCTAAAAGTTAGCCTAGAGATGTTAAATAAAAAATTTTTATATTAATCTAAACAGCAACTATCCTAGTGATGGTTGTTGTTTGGTTAAGTACATGAACTTTAGAATACAACTTCAAAATGTTTTAGAAAAATTTTTATGAACAATCTTTTAGATAATTTTAAATGAGCATTTATATGACTAGTACCTTATGCCGCTTAAGGCTCATTTTTGATTTGTTCAAGTGGTGTCCCGCCTGTTGTTGCTCTGTACATGAACTCTATGGATATGCGTTGCGAATTGTTTTGTCTGAGTACGGATACCTTGTGGATACAACATACAATTCGTTTTGAGTGCACCGATGACATGTATCCCTTTAGAAAGTGCAACTTCGATGATTGTACGTGACGTATACCAACTATCACATAATAAATACTTCGGCTGTTTGAGTACGGGTACTTGATTCATCATGTCTAACAAAAGTTGAATTTTACTGTCAGTGGTTTCTTTATCAAATAATCAAAAATCGTAAGGATACGCGTGTTGACCTGATTTTAGCATCAATTGCACGACTTGATGCCCCCAAACACTTTTCCAATCCGTGTGCGAGAATCGATACCTGCAGCTTTCAATTGGGCAGGTTGCTCGTGACAAAGGCTTTGTTTTTTCGGGAAATCGTGTCGTCCTGCAAAAAAATACAGGCACATCTACAGAGATGCTTTGTTACATGTATTTTTGAGATTGGTGTAGAAAAAATGCTTCATTCCAAGGGCTTTTTTTAAGAAAATACCTGTGGGTTGTATGATGCTTTTGGTGGTGACTAAAAGCATGGACTTCTGTTAGTTTGCCAGTGAAACCAACACTCGACATCCCATCAATAAAGTGTGTCAAATGCCGTAAAACGGGCTTTGAAAAGTAATAAGAAAACTGCCATTCGAGAAAACCTTTGTTGATTTGTTGGTGATGTGTTAATCTATTTATCGGACAAATACGCTCCTTTGGTGGATGATGGGGTCAGAGCTTTCATTTTAACTAAAAGAGTGGATTCTGTCTTTTTATTTTGTTTGATGGAAGCATTTTGAAGGTCATTTGCTCATTTAGAGTAATAAGAAAACTAAGAAATTTGATGATTTTAAGTTTAAATAAAAACGAAAAGAGTGGTTTCAT belongs to Lysinibacillus louembei and includes:
- a CDS encoding transposase codes for the protein MLDMMNQVPVLKQPKYLLCDSWYTSRTIIEVALSKGIHVIGALKTNCMLYPQGIRTQTKQFATHIHRVHVQSNNRRDTT